GTCCTGTCTGCCGAGGATCAGCAGAAACTAACTTCAAGCAAGACCGAATTTGACAGCTGGCTATATCAAACATTTGGGATCACCCCGGATACCACCCCTCGAATCAAGCCAATTCTCCGTAATGATGCGTGGAAGAATAGTTGTTTTCGTTACGTGTCGACTCGCTATGGCGAGGCGACATTTAATTGGGCCTTGATCACTAGAATGTTGGGAACTCGACTTGATTTCGTGAGTTTTCATGCacactctcttattattattctaaccattgttagatttGGATCGCCGAATTCAAGAAGTACTTTCATTTCATGTCGAAGATCCTTGGGGGATCGGAAAACCTGCTGCACAAGAATGATTTtatgaagatcttctcccttcctgctggaagacccgACTTTCACTTAcgtcttctattttttccgaACACATCTGATTATTGGGACGGGAAAACCCCGCATAAACGCCCATTTGCCCTCCCGGTTGAATATCGATCGAATAAGGCCCTGCCGAAACTGTCTAAACCAGTCCATGTTGGTGGAGCTAATTTCGAACATCGTCGGCCTGACTTCATGGATatgttggatgagaagcaATACGTCAGGATCTTCCATGCACTTCGTGATAACCGTGACTTGGAGTGTCCTAGTTGGTAGGtgattttctaaccaaagttaaatattacttgatACTAATAATGAGAAGGTCGGACTGGACCCAACTTGAGAAGCATCCAGTCAAGCCAACTTGCCAGCTACTAAAGCATATTCTAACATGGGTAGAACCAACATGGAAGTTTCCTGAGCGGGCGAATCACGCACTACAATACTTTCATTTTACAACAGAGGTTAAGCGACTCATGCTTAATGaggatacagatacagagaTTGCCCGGCAGTTCATCCTGACAATTCTTAAGGAGGTTAAACAGGAGACTATGTGGAGAGACACCGTGGTCGAAACAGAggtaaaatatttctaaccaatgttagaaatattcagctaataaatactagctcaAGACATTACCGACAAACTTACTGGATGAGGGAAAAAATGAAGACTATCTACAACGATTTACCAAGACTTGTTGGGCCAATATCGTCAACCTGGTGACCCACCAGAAAGCGGACTGCCTCAGGGGTGATATGGCTCAATTCAACAATAAAACAACCCTTGTAAGTGAAgcttctaaccatagttagaataatactaatgggattatagcaagaccaactcctgccaaccccaacatGGGGAAATATCATTGTTGACACTAATTTTCGTGATAACATGATGTTGCTCaagactccagctcttgaCAACCCGTTGACCCGTGCTGCATTTGCTGACGAGGGGGATGTTTTTGGCGCTTTGATCCACTACCGTGAATTAAAGCGGAAAATGCTCCTGACCCTTGAGTGGGGCTATATCATACCGCTTGGAAAGAATTCCCTTCGTCCGAAAAATTTGATCGCTTCTATGGTTAGTATCTacatactctctttctaaccatggttagattgAGTTATTAATTTCattggcaggaggaatacaTAGCTGCGGC
This genomic interval from Aspergillus puulaauensis MK2 DNA, chromosome 7, nearly complete sequence contains the following:
- a CDS encoding uncharacterized protein (COG:S;~EggNog:ENOG410PV3N), giving the protein MPPKSAGRQTASPKARSRAPQTGLIATEDTTQEKLGDHFLGTLIIDIRRLDWVWSVEQGRNRTISDRLVRQLVSAFQHGIQRYSNRTRLTVTVRKEEFASILQSYIADGVTLEDVENRVKVSRGSEGSFIRYSGPVRPVLRNGQHRVEALLTLLEEQAKLAQQGANDQYGNVIQAPEVKDYCWAIDLYAIDDLDSNLLAALCANSKPVSLQNSEGYTAYYVISKWNVLSAEDQQKLTSSKTEFDSWLYQTFGITPDTTPRIKPILRNDAWKNSCFRYVSTRYGEATFNWALITRMLGTRLDFIWIAEFKKYFHFMSKILGGSENLLHKNDFMKIFSLPAGRPDFHLRLLFFPNTSDYWDGKTPHKRPFALPVEYRSNKALPKLSKPVHVGGANFEHRRPDFMDMLDEKQYVRIFHALRDNRDLECPSWSDWTQLEKHPVKPTCQLLKHILTWVEPTWKFPERANHALQYFHFTTEVKRLMLNEDTDTEIARQFILTILKEVKQETMWRDTVVETELKTLPTNLLDEGKNEDYLQRFTKTCWANIVNLVTHQKADCLRGDMAQFNNKTTLQDQLLPTPTWGNIIVDTNFRDNMMLLKTPALDNPLTRAAFADEGDVFGALIHYRELKRKMLLTLEWGYIIPLGKNSLRPKNLIASMEEYIAAAEVLVELDMALQKVGYNLDRDNFNEDLGSFTLRRDIARPVDTRPEKPGFQDARPLKYKTLEEEYLDEFKRARRQRMNMMVERSGTRKRKRGDPDPTLTTVRTILEMPIPVDIRQLDGNRIDADTHLQATNRIKQKCLEYVNMADETRATQGTQKWLELKDLYAYYKLQMPEDEMEDLEVEPTPGDDGAAGAETADVDQADQEMPN